A genome region from Bradyrhizobium sp. WSM1417 includes the following:
- a CDS encoding DUF736 domain-containing protein: MANIGSFKKVGNEFHGEIVTLSLQTKGVRIVAETNRSTDNAPSHRIYVGRAEIGAAWSKRSEEGRDYLSLKLDDPSFNAPIYANLFDDEGGEGYTLLWSRPRKNGE, from the coding sequence ATGGCTAACATCGGTTCTTTCAAGAAGGTGGGTAACGAGTTTCACGGCGAGATCGTCACCCTGAGCCTTCAGACCAAGGGCGTCCGCATCGTCGCCGAAACCAACCGCTCCACCGACAACGCGCCGAGCCACCGCATCTATGTGGGCCGGGCGGAGATCGGGGCCGCCTGGTCGAAGCGCTCCGAGGAGGGCCGCGACTACCTCTCGCTCAAGCTCGACGATCCCTCCTTCAACGCACCGATCTACGCGAACCTGTTCGACGATGAAGGTGGCGAGGGGTACACCCTGCTCTGGTCGCGGCCGCGCAAGAACGGAGAGTGA
- a CDS encoding helix-turn-helix domain-containing protein — MDIRKVFGANARRFRLGLDLSQEAVAERMGVDRAFISSMERGLQNVTLLTMWHVSQALEVRPAELLDEKVSKIRS, encoded by the coding sequence ATGGATATTCGCAAGGTCTTTGGAGCAAACGCGCGTCGATTTCGTTTGGGCCTAGACCTAAGTCAGGAGGCCGTTGCAGAACGTATGGGCGTCGATCGCGCCTTCATCAGTAGCATGGAGCGAGGGCTACAAAACGTCACCCTTCTTACAATGTGGCACGTTTCTCAGGCGCTTGAAGTTCGACCTGCAGAATTGCTTGACGAGAAAGTGTCGAAGATTCGTTCTTGA
- a CDS encoding transcriptional regulator domain-containing protein codes for MADFAWESLRRSPNYRASYRENQSQVTSEFRRRWGVCFRS; via the coding sequence ATGGCGGATTTCGCCTGGGAGTCACTGCGGCGGAGCCCCAACTATCGAGCCTCCTATCGTGAAAATCAATCGCAGGTAACTTCCGAATTCCGAAGGAGATGGGGCGTCTGCTTTCGCTCATGA
- a CDS encoding replication initiator protein A — translation MPDSNSTAAGRRRSERDQLDLLRALPGDLAPRDAQDLMAYPFFSLAKSKRIVPIDFRAGKITIRVEAVPEHGLATIWDADVLIWAASQIVQARDAGLKTSRLMAGTPYEILTIVGRGTSVRDYDRLKAALDRLQSTSVMTSIRQPTERRRHRFSWINEWKHTSDVHGHARGIELILPDWFYTGVLDESLVLTIDRAYFDLTGGLERWLYRLVRKHGGRQHGGWSFGLVHLHAKSGSLSPLKHFAYDLRQIVHHQTLPGYRLAITHDLNGEERLNFAPVAINPPTQRLRKRGVIGPAGDKL, via the coding sequence ATGCCGGACAGCAACTCAACTGCAGCCGGACGACGGCGGTCAGAGCGCGACCAACTCGATCTGCTTCGCGCGCTTCCTGGCGATCTCGCTCCACGGGACGCGCAAGACTTGATGGCGTATCCGTTCTTTTCGCTCGCAAAGTCGAAGCGGATCGTTCCGATCGACTTCCGCGCAGGTAAGATCACCATCCGTGTCGAAGCGGTGCCGGAGCATGGCCTGGCGACGATCTGGGACGCGGACGTTCTGATCTGGGCTGCCTCGCAGATCGTCCAGGCCCGTGATGCCGGTTTGAAAACCTCGCGCCTGATGGCCGGCACCCCCTATGAGATCCTGACGATCGTCGGCCGTGGCACCAGTGTACGCGACTACGACCGCCTAAAGGCTGCGCTGGACCGATTGCAATCAACCAGCGTCATGACATCAATCCGGCAGCCGACAGAACGGCGGCGGCATCGCTTCTCCTGGATCAACGAATGGAAGCACACGAGCGATGTGCACGGGCATGCTCGTGGAATCGAGTTGATCCTGCCCGATTGGTTCTACACGGGCGTCCTAGACGAATCGCTCGTGCTGACCATTGACCGCGCGTATTTCGATCTGACCGGTGGACTCGAACGTTGGCTCTATCGCCTCGTCCGCAAGCACGGGGGTCGTCAGCATGGCGGTTGGAGCTTCGGTCTCGTGCACTTGCATGCCAAGTCCGGGAGCCTCTCGCCGCTCAAGCACTTCGCCTACGACCTGCGCCAGATCGTGCATCACCAGACGTTGCCGGGCTATCGGCTGGCTATCACACACGACCTAAATGGCGAAGAACGATTGAATTTCGCGCCCGTCGCGATCAACCCGCCTACCCAGCGGTTGCGAAAGCGTGGCGTTATCGGCCCTGCGGGGGATAAGCTGTGA
- a CDS encoding AlpA family transcriptional regulator yields MPDRNAGLPPRYLRTPEAARFLGLSGRTLEKHRTYGTGPTYRKLGGRVVYALEDLKAWADRGAKTSTSDPGAGTVLPAKRHAPIPYAGKERR; encoded by the coding sequence ATGCCCGATCGGAACGCCGGCCTGCCGCCACGATACCTGCGCACGCCCGAAGCGGCGCGCTTTCTCGGACTCTCTGGCCGAACCCTAGAAAAGCACCGCACCTATGGCACAGGCCCGACCTACCGCAAGCTCGGCGGTCGCGTTGTGTATGCGCTCGAGGACCTGAAGGCGTGGGCTGATCGTGGCGCCAAAACGTCCACCAGCGATCCTGGTGCAGGCACAGTCCTGCCCGCGAAACGGCACGCACCGATTCCGTATGCGGGCAAGGAGCGGCGCTGA
- a CDS encoding DNA -binding domain-containing protein, which yields MQTPPLDPDVADAAPDNPVLTSYDEQHLVTYWRLLDAEADGADWKEVTRIVLHIDPDREPARARNAFDSHLARAKWMADHGYRDLLRGGATK from the coding sequence ATGCAGACCCCCCCACTCGACCCTGATGTGGCCGATGCAGCTCCGGATAATCCGGTGCTGACGAGCTATGATGAACAGCATCTCGTGACGTATTGGCGACTTCTTGATGCCGAAGCCGATGGCGCGGATTGGAAAGAAGTGACCCGGATCGTGTTGCATATCGATCCGGATCGCGAGCCGGCTCGCGCCCGCAATGCGTTTGATAGTCATCTCGCGCGCGCAAAATGGATGGCAGACCACGGCTACCGTGACTTGCTTCGCGGCGGCGCCACTAAATAG
- a CDS encoding DUF2285 domain-containing protein: protein MVPLVQSTSGSKAVGARLRLTDLSSGTIRQASDGWHAVLRIQGAQHHLWLKEAPQFGVSYAAELPLDSDFEIRAHASHRLWRAIKGRRPGPPLHQLSAQRRERLVLVLRALDGRMDGASYRVIAEVLFGRKRIPERGWKTHELRSRTIRLVQAGWALMRGGYRALLRPSSRNE from the coding sequence GTGGTGCCGCTCGTTCAGAGCACGTCCGGCTCGAAAGCGGTCGGCGCGAGGCTACGGCTTACCGACCTTTCATCGGGCACCATCAGACAGGCATCTGACGGCTGGCATGCCGTATTGCGCATTCAAGGGGCACAACATCATCTCTGGCTGAAAGAGGCGCCGCAGTTTGGTGTCTCTTATGCGGCCGAACTGCCGCTCGATTCGGACTTTGAGATCCGCGCCCATGCCTCACATCGGCTCTGGCGCGCAATCAAGGGCCGCCGGCCGGGACCTCCCCTTCACCAGCTTTCGGCGCAGCGGCGCGAACGACTCGTCTTGGTGCTGCGAGCGCTCGATGGGCGCATGGATGGTGCGTCATATCGCGTCATCGCCGAGGTGCTGTTCGGCCGAAAACGCATCCCTGAGCGCGGCTGGAAAACCCACGAATTGCGCAGCCGGACCATCCGCCTGGTGCAGGCTGGCTGGGCTCTGATGCGCGGCGGCTATCGCGCATTGCTACGTCCCTCATCTCGCAACGAGTAG